A segment of the Candidatus Pelagisphaera phototrophica genome:
GCCAAGGCCCCGTTCACACATTCAACATTGGGATCGGCAACCCGCTCGATCCGAGCTTTTCCATTATTCGTAAAGCCCTTGAACCGCTAGGAGTCAAGGCGAGCCGAGCAAAGTCATGGGGCGGTCCCGACATACCGCCTATGAGCAATGTCGGTGTTCCAGTTGTCGGTTTGGACATGTTCACGCGTGGCTATTCTGATCTTCATCATACCGCAAACGATACAATCGATAAAATCGTACCCGACCGAATCAACCAAAGTGCGGCCGTTTACGTAACCTTTGCCTACCTGGCATCTGAATTGGGGGACTACTAAAGGGCAGAAAACTAGTGCCTGTCTTTTCTATCTACCGGCAGCGAAAGCGACTATCGCGAAGGAACGACCCGCCGCAGATCCGATTAATTCGACGGATCGACTATTCCTTTGCCTCTTAGAAAACACTTTTTATTCTGCCAATCCGGGGCAACCTTCACCGATAGTTTCAGGTCAACGAACTTGCCAAGATCGACTCTTAATTTCTCCCTCGCAATCTTTATGACGCGGTTCACCATTTGTCCTTTCTCCCCTATGACAATCGCCTTCTGACTATCCCGCTCGACATAAATAGTCGCCGCGATCTTGATCTTCTTTTCATTCTCCGCCCAATCGTCGATTTTCACGACTATCTCCTGGGGCAATTCCTGGCGCATCAATTCATTTGCCGCCTCGCGAATGACCTCTTCCGATATTTCGCGCTCGATCACATCTGTCAACTGGTCATCCGGGAACAGGAAGGGCCCCTCTGGAAGCGTTTGGCGAAAATGATCCAGAAGAGAATCAATCCCCTCACCTGTCATAGCAGAAATCCTGAATACAGATACATCACCCATGATCGCTTGAAAGCTTTCTGCGATCGATACGGCCTGAACTTCACTAGCTGTATCCATTTTATTAATGACCAGGACGACTGGCTTTTCAGCCCCACGAACAAGTTGAGCGACCCGTCGATCCTCATCACCAAACTCGCGAGTGGCATCGCATAGGCACAAAATAGTATCGCCGCCATTTACTTCGCCGATGACTGTATTTGCCATCGCTTCATGCATACGGTTTTTAGGGGAATGAACCCCTGGGGTATCAGAAAAGATGATTTGGGATTCCTTGTCGCTCAAAATTCCCAACCACCTTTTTCGAGTCGTATTCGGACGGGTAGACACCGCAGTCAAATGGTAGCCGAGAGCTTTGTTAATAAATGTTGATTTTCCTACGTTTGGCCGTCCCACAATTGTGACAAACCCAACTCGACCTCTACCAAATTCTATACAATTTTCTTCCACTTTGAATTTCCCCTACCAACACGTTAGAACCCTCCCTTGGCAAGTCTATATCTGCGTCGCCTCACGGCAAGAACGAGAACGCTCAGTAGCAGAGCTTATTGACCCTTGGGGGATTGATCTCGAACCGTTGGATTTAAGTGCGGAACAAGCACTTCAAAAGCCTAAAGAAATACTCAGATCGAGCCGATTCCTAATCTATGCAACCAAAAGATAAGCAACGTTTACTCCGAAAATGGGAAAAGCAACGCTCGGCGCTCCAGTCCAAGATCGACGCTATTCTTGCTGAAAAGCACTCCAACGATCCAGCCATACAAAGATTTTCGATAGACTGGGATAATGCGGGAATCAATCTTTACAGTTCAGGTTGCGAATCCGCGCCACCCCACAGGAAAAAGAAGCTAATCGATGAGGCCGCCAAAATGTGCCAGCCAGAGATCACCGAATTGGCCGTACTTGTGGATCGCTCCATTAAGGAGCAGGAAGCGCTGTACCAGAGTCTAATACGCAAACCGCCCCCTCCCAAATGGCCAGAATGTTTCATCGAAGCCAATCGCTCGCTCGCTGGAATGCGTAACTGAAATCCGGCCCCCCAAATCGCCAATCCCCTTCAATACTTCATTTTTAATTTCTAACACTTGAGGTCTTTCTCTCCAGATGCCAGATTTTCCCGGCATGGGTCGGTGGGTTAAATCTCGGAGAGTATTGAGTGTTACTAGTGCGCTCCTAATGGCATTTGGCTTGCCTCAAGTTGGAGCGGATTCAATCACCGAGCTTCGAACCACTGTCGCAACCCTAACTAGGCAAATTGATGAGAATCCAGATTCCGCGAGTGCCTACCAGTCGCGCGGCGTTGCGTATTTTGAACTTGGAGAGTTCAAAAAGTCGATTTCCGATTTCGATCGATTTATTCAGCTCTACCCGAACCAGGAGCCGCATCACTGGCAAAGAGGCATTGCCTACTACTACGCCCACGAATACGAAAAAGGTGTCCAGCAATTCGAGCTTCACAAGTCCGTCAACCCGAATGATGTCGAAAACGCGGTCTGGCATTTCCTCTGTAAGGCAAAGTTAGAAAACGTCCAAGCAGCAAGGGATTCGCTCATTCCCATCAAATTCGATTCGCGAATACCTATGGTCCAGATTTGGGAGCTATTCTCTGGCATCGGAAGTCCCGAGAAAGTCCTCCTCGCGGCTGGCCCAATAGATACCGGTTCTGGAATCTCCCGCCAAAGACATTGCTATGCCCATCTCTATATTGGGCTTTACCACGAGGCATTGGGTCAATCGGAATTGGTAAAAAAGCACATATCTCTCGCCGCTAATGAATTTTCGATGCCCAACTATATGGGAATGGTTGCAAGAGTCCATAATCGACTCATCAATCACTGATCCGATCATCGCTAAAGTGCATGAAGTCCGATCAGAATCTTATGAAAGGAGAGCATCTTCATTCACTCTCTCGCAGAGAATGTGTTCAATGACTGAGAGCAATCGATGCCTACTGGTAAGTAATGAAGATAATCGCAACCTTTGGGTTTTAAGTGGTGTATAACAAGCTAGTAACTGCCAAAGAACGAACTCTTAAAACTGAACTTCCCAACCCTTCCTTCCCACAGCATGAAACCCATTACTATTTTTTTCTATCGATCGTCACTGGACTCTCTCTAATCGGATGCAAAAAACCGAGTGCAGTCACCAAAGGTGAAGAGGATGACAAAGGAATAGAGGATATCGTAGCCATACCTGTAAAGGTCGCCGCTGCAAAAAGCGGTCCGATTCTCATCCTATCTCGAATTCGACTCGATTTTGGAGACTGAAAGCGCCGCCGCCGTAATGGCCGAAGTGGGCTATTCTGTTGAAGCGGGACAGGTCATCGCGCAGCTCGAAAATGAGGAACAAGAAGTTAATGTGCGATAGTCGCTTTCCCGCTACCAGCACCTTCAGTCGAAATTCAAGTGCACCGAGAATCTGTTCAAATAAAACCTCATCAATCAGCAAGAATACGATACCGAAGTCTTCGATCCGTGGACGGTCTCGTCGCGGTCGAGACGGAAGACGACATGCAGAGCACGGAAACGAACATCACTCTCGAACGGGAAAAAGCAAATCAATACGGAATTGAGACGCAGATGATTTCGGGTGCAATTTCCTATACCATCCGAGGCAATCAAGTGGGTTACTATTATGACAGCAATGGACGCCGCAATCGTATCCGTATATGGTTGGGTAAAAATGATCGGGAAAGTATCAATCATGTCCGTAAATTCCCTTTCGAAGGCTCAGATGGAGCCCTCGTGCCACTCGCTTCACTATCCTACGAAAGCGGTGCCAGAGCGATTCGTCGTCAAGACCGGAAAACGGTTATGCGAGTACAGGGAATTGCTACCGAAGAAGACTCCACTGAATTATTGAAACAGCGTACTTTGCTAGTTCGCGTAGTTCGTGTGGTTTGGCTTAGGACCAGAAGGTGGTTCAATTCCGTGTCTAGCCATCACCCCAATAATCGCTTCCACCGTCTCAAACGAAGGCTTAAAGTTTCCAGGACGGTAACCTTGCGCGATTAGCAAAGGAGTCCGGCCGTCATCATTTTTCGTATTCCAAATATTGATGTCCGACCCTAATTCATCGAGGTAGTAGACCATTGAGGGGATATTCTTCAGCGCCGCTCCATGCATCGCGGTCTCTCCATTTCTATCTACCGTATTGATATCTACTCCCAGAGAAACGATGAGTTTCGTGGCTTTCAAGCATTCGGCTTCATTTCCAGCTTCTTCCTCGGGAGCCCTACTTCCGACGCCCGCCGCCGCTAGAAACGCTGTCGTGCCTTGATTGTTTGGAATGTGCGGATCCGCACCGAGCTCTAGGAGCAACTTCATATAGGGAACGTCCGCCCTATCGGAGGCTAGAAAGAAAGCTGTCGCCCCAAAATCTCTATTCTTGACGCTTCCCTTACCTTTCTCGAGTCGACAATTCACATCAGCCCCTCGGGCGACCAGCTCGCGAATAAACTGTTCACTGTTGCGTAAGCCAGAGCCGCGCGGTGCAGGATCTCCACTAGCCGATTCTCCGATATCCGGTTTACGTATCCATGTAAGGGCATGCAAAACGGAGTATCCTGTGCGAATATCGTTTGGATCTGCTCCCCTGTCTAAAAGCTCAATCGCGAGATCAAAGTGACCATTTTCCGCTGCCAGCATGAGAGGGCTAGTCCCTGACATGGGAAGCTTCCCGAAGAATCGCTCTGGACTCATCACCGCATTAATGTCCGCTCCTGCATCAAGGAGCATGTGCGTCACTTCATGTTCACCATTTCGCACAGCGAAAAACAAAGGCGTGTATCCAGAATACTCTAGAGGAGTCGTAAAATCCGCTCCATTTTCGAGAAGTTCGCGGACCACGCTAGCATGCCCCTCAGCGGCAGCCCACATAACGGCAGTCTGATCACGGCTTTCTTGGGCATCGATCTCGGCTCCCGCATCCAGGAGGGCTTTGACAGCGCCAATCTTTCCGGTACGCGATGCGGTCATCAACGCGGTTTCGCCTCCTCTGGCAGAGCTATTCGGATCCGCCCCCGCTTTGAGCAGTCTCGAGACGATCGCTTCATTGCCATTCAGGCAC
Coding sequences within it:
- a CDS encoding tetratricopeptide repeat protein — protein: MSVTSALLMAFGLPQVGADSITELRTTVATLTRQIDENPDSASAYQSRGVAYFELGEFKKSISDFDRFIQLYPNQEPHHWQRGIAYYYAHEYEKGVQQFELHKSVNPNDVENAVWHFLCKAKLENVQAARDSLIPIKFDSRIPMVQIWELFSGIGSPEKVLLAAGPIDTGSGISRQRHCYAHLYIGLYHEALGQSELVKKHISLAANEFSMPNYMGMVARVHNRLINH
- the era gene encoding GTPase Era, producing the protein MEENCIEFGRGRVGFVTIVGRPNVGKSTFINKALGYHLTAVSTRPNTTRKRWLGILSDKESQIIFSDTPGVHSPKNRMHEAMANTVIGEVNGGDTILCLCDATREFGDEDRRVAQLVRGAEKPVVLVINKMDTASEVQAVSIAESFQAIMGDVSVFRISAMTGEGIDSLLDHFRQTLPEGPFLFPDDQLTDVIEREISEEVIREAANELMRQELPQEIVVKIDDWAENEKKIKIAATIYVERDSQKAIVIGEKGQMVNRVIKIAREKLRVDLGKFVDLKLSVKVAPDWQNKKCFLRGKGIVDPSN
- a CDS encoding ankyrin repeat domain-containing protein, which encodes MKIKTYPTSLSVFVLLLGTLQAAPDSKLADAVEAGAFDTLSLIIEEGDINATQVDGMSALHWATYHDKADLVNELVERGASSTIKNRYGITPLYLACLNGNEAIVSRLLKAGADPNSSARGGETALMTASRTGKIGAVKALLDAGAEIDAQESRDQTAVMWAAAEGHASVVRELLENGADFTTPLEYSGYTPLFFAVRNGEHEVTHMLLDAGADINAVMSPERFFGKLPMSGTSPLMLAAENGHFDLAIELLDRGADPNDIRTGYSVLHALTWIRKPDIGESASGDPAPRGSGLRNSEQFIRELVARGADVNCRLEKGKGSVKNRDFGATAFFLASDRADVPYMKLLLELGADPHIPNNQGTTAFLAAAGVGSRAPEEEAGNEAECLKATKLIVSLGVDINTVDRNGETAMHGAALKNIPSMVYYLDELGSDINIWNTKNDDGRTPLLIAQGYRPGNFKPSFETVEAIIGVMARHGIEPPSGPKPNHTNYAN
- a CDS encoding M28 family peptidase; its protein translation is MHVVLFEAEEIGIYGGNYFVEKHRDELLKHIIAIEADAGQGPVHTFNIGIGNPLDPSFSIIRKALEPLGVKASRAKSWGGPDIPPMSNVGVPVVGLDMFTRGYSDLHHTANDTIDKIVPDRINQSAAVYVTFAYLASELGDY